In the Pan paniscus chromosome 8, NHGRI_mPanPan1-v2.0_pri, whole genome shotgun sequence genome, one interval contains:
- the C8H10orf105 gene encoding uncharacterized protein C10orf105 homolog translates to MSTEGPSIASSPAISPLAFLSAPVTPGTLAEATDPLPMLIALACIFLLLATCLLFMTLCKPAALDPSRRRAHECMPHHPGSPSEPQLQLWKRLGSLRLSLHSFRHGRPTVPRQPLPGPEDNHGHCDYMESTKM, encoded by the coding sequence ATGAGCACAGAGGGCCCCAGCATCGCCAGCTCCCCAGCCATCAGCCCCCTCGCCTTTCTCTCAGCTCCCGTCACTCCCGGGACCCTTGCAGAGGCAACTGACCCCCTCCCCATGCTCATCGCCCTGGCCTGCATCTTCCTCCTGCTGGCCACCTGTCTGCTGTTCATGACGCTCTGCAAGCCGGCCGCGCTGGACCCGAGCCGCCGCAGGGCTCACGAGTGCATGCCCCACCACCCTGGGAGCCCCAGTGAGCCCCAGCTCCAGCTCTGGAAGCGCCTGGGCTCCTTGCGCCTCTCCCTGCACAGCTTCCGCCATGGCCGGCCCACCGTCCCTCGACAGCCCCTGCCGGGCCCCGAGGACAACCACGGCCACTGTGACTACATGGAATCTACCAAGATGTAA